DNA sequence from the Chloroflexota bacterium genome:
ACGCAATGTTGCTGATGAGCAACACAGCGACAAACAACGCCATGACGAAGTCAAAGTACCGATAGGCGCGTCGTTCGGTTGAGATGGTCATGTTTCATCCTCGTCCTGGCCCGTCGGGGCGTCGGATTGCCAGAGTCGGCAGAAGGCGCACAGCCCGGGCGCGGTCGTCGGCTGCCCGCACTGTTCGCACGCATGGAGCGCGCGCTCGCCCCCCTCCGCAAACTGGATGCTCCCGCTCTGCTTCGCGCGCACGAACTGGGTGAAGAAATACGCCTTCGCCCCCGGAGACCGCTGCTCCAGTTGATTCAGGATTTCTTTGTAAAACAGCGTGCGCGCGCCGACAGCGTGGGGGCATTCATCCTGAATGTAGTCTATGCCGCACACGAGGGCATACGCCGCCACCTCGCGCTCGTACATCAGGCACAGCGGCTTCACCTTGCGCACCAGCCCCTCATCGTCGGCGGGCAACACGGGGAACTGCCGCGCCAGATAGCCCGGCTGCCACGTCAGCGTGTTCTGCATGAGCACTGCGGCCTCGTCGTCCAGGTTGTGGCCCGTAACCAGCACCGAGAACCCGCCCTCCCGCGCAAAGCGATTCATGATGTGCCGCTTGACCAGCCCGCAAAGCGAGCACACCTTGCGAATCCGCCCGCGCCGCAGCGCCAGGTCGGGCACCGAAAGCCCGTACCGGTCGCGGACGCTCACCACGTGGCAGGTCGCGCCTCGCGCCTCCGCAAACCGCAGCGCTCGCACCTTGGACTCGGTGGAGTAGCCCCCGTCCGGAATGCCCAGATCAATGTACATCCCCTCCGCGTGATAGCCCAGGCGCAGGAGCACATCCCACACGCTCAAACTGTCCTTGCCGCCCGACACCGCCACGAGCACCTTATCGTCGGGCGACAGCATCCCAAACTGCCGGATGGTGCGCTCCACCTGCCCGCGGAACCAGTCCGGGTAGCATTCGTCGCACAGCGCCAGTTTGTGGCGGCGCATGTTGATGGCGGCCGGCCGCCCGCACTTGCGACACTTCATCCTGCTGTCGCCCATCGCAACTCCGCCCTCACCCGCCCGAAACCACCGCGACCAGGGTGATCTCGTCGCCGTCCTCCAGGATCGCCGAGTCGTCCACCAACTTGCCGTTGCGCAGGACGAGCACGGCCTCCGGGTCAAGCCCCAGTTTCAGGATGGCGTCGCGGGCCGTCATCCCGGCCTTCAGTTCGTATTGCTTTCCGCGATACCGCACCACTACCATGGACGTGCCTCCTGCAAGCCATTGTACGCAAGAAGGCGCACGTCGGCAACATGGCCGCCGACGCCGTGTCGGTTCCAAAGTTTGTTGGTGGCGCCATGGACATGGGTGCGACGCACTTTCGGAAATGCGTCGCACCTGGGTCACCCACACAAGACGGAGCCGAATCCCGCCGCGCTTTTTCTTACGTACTCCTAACCTCCCTCTCACCTGCGGTTAATGTCATGCCGGTATAATGCTTCTCCGAAAGGAGGTGAACGCCCATGTTTCGCAAGAGAAACCCCATCGCGTTCAGCATGGTCGTACTATTGCTTGTCGTCCTTCTCGCGGGCTGTTCTGTCGCACCGTTCGCGGCCAGCCAGGCCCCGCAGCCCACGCCGACCCCCACACCCTTGCCCACCGCCACATTGCCGGCTCCGGCGCCAGAGGCCGCCACGTTACCAGCGATGCCCCAGACGGACTACGAGGAGCAGTTGCTCGTGCGCGTGTATGAGGAAGCAAGCCCCTCGGTTGTGAACATCCGCGTCCGCACCAGAGTGAGCAGCGGCTTCCCTGGATTTGGCGACTTCGTCCAGCAAGGCCAGGGGTCTGGCTTCATCTGGGACACGCAAGGGCACATCGTAACCAACTACCACGTCGTGGAGAACGCCACG
Encoded proteins:
- a CDS encoding adenine nucleotide alpha hydrolase family protein, which encodes MKCRKCGRPAAINMRRHKLALCDECYPDWFRGQVERTIRQFGMLSPDDKVLVAVSGGKDSLSVWDVLLRLGYHAEGMYIDLGIPDGGYSTESKVRALRFAEARGATCHVVSVRDRYGLSVPDLALRRGRIRKVCSLCGLVKRHIMNRFAREGGFSVLVTGHNLDDEAAVLMQNTLTWQPGYLARQFPVLPADDEGLVRKVKPLCLMYEREVAAYALVCGIDYIQDECPHAVGARTLFYKEILNQLEQRSPGAKAYFFTQFVRAKQSGSIQFAEGGERALHACEQCGQPTTAPGLCAFCRLWQSDAPTGQDEDET
- a CDS encoding MoaD/ThiS family protein, producing MVVVRYRGKQYELKAGMTARDAILKLGLDPEAVLVLRNGKLVDDSAILEDGDEITLVAVVSGG